The stretch of DNA GACGCAAAAtgtaatgcttttttttgttgtttttgcatgcaaagAGACATAAAAGAAATCTCACACGATTGCACAAGTGGAGGCTTATTGCACACATGATgaagatgaataaataataataataataataaagtatgcCCAGTCTTGTATTCATTGTCACAGATGATGAGCTGTGATCAAGCCTACCAGGCAAACGTCATCTTTTTCTGTCCGTCTCACTTCAGCTTGCCAAGGAAGTCGATGAGTCCTTGGTGGAAGGCGCCGGGTTTGTCCATGTAGCACGCGTGAcgagctccttccagcttgagCACTGAGTGATGCGGGAGCTGGGCCAGGTTCTTGTGAGACTGGGCGCCCAGATTAGTGTCCAAGGCCCCAAATACGATCAGCGTGGGTGTCttgggaaaaacaaaaataaaaatcatcccgcagcatcaaaaatggaaaaaaaaaaaagtctaaccATAAACACCTAAAAGGTTACTTAAGAGATGCTCCTGATAATACACATATTGTAGATATATAATGGATATTTTTCCCctaatattaaattttttttcttgcgaaaacacaactttattcacataaaagtacgtactgtatgtttacTTATAGTAAgataagatgtttttttcttattgttTAGTTTTTAATAATACGTTTTatgaatacattaaataaaaatattaacgtAAAATATGTTAGCCATTTTTGGTCATTATTATTTAAAGGACCTCTTTTAGAACACTGTCTTATTGGTTTAATccatacacacatgcaaactacaagcgcaataataaacatattgttatatCATTAAATCATTAATACCTCTCCGCCAGTGTCCATCATGGAGGCAGGTGTacacaattataataataataataataataataataataataataataataataataataacaacaacaataatgataTGTTTCCTCACCTGAACATTTTGATACTGCTGTGGCGTGTAACTGCGCGTACCAACCGGCGCTATTGGAACGAAGCCGTGCAGCTGTGCGCCGTTCTTCATGAGGAAAGGGATGGAGTAGTGTCCACTCATGGAAGGACTCACCAGCACCGCTGACCTCACGCCCAAAGACTCCATGAACCTGGAGAGCAGGTCCACTCGGTTCTGGTCATTCTTCAGAGTCACTGAGTCGGGCGAATTGCCATAGCCTGTTGTGAAAAGGGATTTTTAAATTCGTGTCATCTGATTTTTTATCCACTAGAGGGCGCACTTGCTAAACTAATTCAGTACGTAGACACCCTTTCATTCGATCACCGGACAGGTTTTGCTATATGATCAGTGGTGggtgggccttcagtggggccTTGGCCAGACAGAATTTTTCTTGGCAGTGTGTTTACAGTGCCTCAATTGCATTAATGATTCTGGCTTTTATGCCTTCTGTCATAAAAGTcatgtgtgcatatgtacggtaatatcttccatccatccattttctataccgcttcatcctcattagagtcgcgggggcatgctggagcctatcccagctgacttcgggcgacaggcggggtacaccctggactggtcgccagccaatcacagggcacatatagacaaacaaccattcacactcacattcatacctatggacatagACATACAcatatgtaaatatgtgtattttttttttataaaatatatatataaaacacatttagaaacaCTTGGTTTTCAGTAGACATTTTTAGTATAGAAATGTAATCtacatttgtttggttttttgttttgttttttttaagtcaagcCACTCTACAGTTGGCTATTATAGTAACGTAACTGATTGTGTTCTCGTGAATTGTACCTGGCAGGTCCAAGGATAAAGCCTGATATCCACTGGTTGCGAGAAGAGCCATGGTGCCAAGCTCTTCCCAGGTTTTAGAGGTGAAGGCCTGGCCATGCAGAAGCACCACTTGCAACCTGCAATCAGATACGATGTCATTACATCTCAGGCTCATGCAACGCATAGCATACAGCAGGCGGGAATCTTTCTAACTTTACAGACGCCATTTCGATTCCGGTCACCTGGGCAGTATCTGGCGTCCAGCCGAGTCAACGGGTAAAGCCTCTCGAAAGAAGAGCGGCGGGTCCCCGGGAAGCTGTCCGGTGCGAACTGACACGTTGATGTTGGGAACTGGAGGGGGGGAAATGGCCAGGAGGCCGACACTTGGCGCGCGCCGGGACGGCTCCTTGGTGCCCTGACGTATGGACGGCAGCAGCAGGTACAGCAGTACGGTGGCCAGCAACGCCAGGCCCAGAAGCACCAAACGATTACGCAGGAAATTCATTTACTCGATAGCAACGGCCTAGAAAGAGTCAGAAGTTGATGCAATGTATGTAATCACAGAACTCGACAGCAATGAGGTGGTGCAAGCGCCCTTGCTTGTACAGttgggggtttgtgtgtgttgttcgcAATTGCAGCGTTTTTCGTTTCATTTGCAAAACTAAGCTGCGTCATATtgacagctgtttctaatattttggttactttATGTACCCAAACGAAGAAAaactctcagtatgatgctgtGCAGTTGTACACCTTTGCAAACTACAACCCCAATAATTCACATATAATTAAGTGGTGGCTAGTTGTATTTCTGTGTGACTGCGTTAATGCAATAATACTAAAACAAAATCGACGCCACACAGCGATAAACCTCCCTAAACCAGTCAAATAGTCAAATCGAACGGAGAGTGAACGCTAACAGTAGCGAGACATGCTAAATCTATTCAATGAGACGCTGCCGCTATTTGCGAGGATGGAGATGAATTAGAATAatccaatgacaacacaccgTAACACTAGACACTGGAGGACGAGTTCACAGAGACAAATACTTTGTTTTCTTTATAGTCATCTCCTCTTCTTCCGTGTCTGCTGGATGGAAGAGAAGCTTCACTCTGACGTCGGCTATCTTAAATGTAACGTTAAACCGTTCTGTTGACAACGGAGTGGATCAACCGTTCCGTTAGCCTACTAACACTCAATACTGTTACAAACGACACGTTAGGCAAAcaaatttatgtaaaaaaaaatctgcactaACAGTCAAGGCACGAACACCGCACACGTTAAGTGGCTCTACTGGTAATACAGCGTGAGAGTGGTAAGAGGCGAAACCGTGTTGTTTGTCGGACTCAATTACGAGTTGCACATAACAAACCGCCAAGCCAAAAACGTCATATCCTGTAAATAATAACTCGATGtttaagactttattttcaattgtatttgatttttgtttgctttataaAGTTTATTCTCAATCTTACTATACTCTGTAAAGGCGGCCTCTGTAGCAAAGTGTACTTATAAACATTTGACTGGTaagcaaaatattaaaatttacattcaaataatctttttaatattttaataccGTAATATTTGAATTACAAATACacggtatctttttttttcttcaagccaatacaaataaaaatatctgctttaatttagatttaagtgtagtttgtgcacacctggaggtaaggtaagaaggactggaacaaatttgaTTTGACCAACTGGACCTGTTGATTTGTCATCAAATATCATATTACTAcaaccacatcactactatcaggagaaccagcgtATAGGGCGGGAGGCACCACCTTctgtggcccagcaagatgTATTGTATTTGGGAATGACgacacggaggtctctggcaaaccttttgcactttccaAACGCCGCagcgctggtgtttcaggtggctgataaagttttttgtgtgctcgatgtttttttttcccccctcaacgCGGAggatttggtacaactagcacacaAAATGTCCGAGTcgaaaagtgaatgtttgttgtgagctcaggggaagttacgttaacgtcacaggcaggaggaaaaagtagcacttgatttgctcacccgcactatacgggtaatcttgcctcattggagtgtttgttttttttaaattatcagttCCCTGCTAGTTTTAATATTatcggatttattggtatgatgtcatagttccctcatatcggcctgaTAATTTGTGCACCTCTAATTTAAATCATTAAAATGTAGCTAAACTATAGTTCTGTGTGGACTGAAAAGGTAGAATGTAGCatagtaaaatattaaaagtccaAACGTAAAGTGAAATTatctttaatgtaaaaaaaaaaaaaagcacctgaTGAgagaatattatgacaaaacatGTCATTAAACGACAGCCAATTTGTTTcaatgcatttgaaaaaaattaggCTTTCTAAACGCCAGCAGAAACAAAAGTAATGACCAACTAAACGATTCCAACCAAACTATTAATGCACTGCCAGTATGCCCGTCTTTGTACCCAGTACAAACTTCATGCAACTGAAAAACGGGTTAAAGTGCACAATGTCATGAAGTTTGCAGCATCGTAAACATTCTATTGCTTGGCAGCTTCTACAAACACATCTTGATAGCTAAATACCCTTTTTGCCCGTTGGCATAGAGAATAAATACAGAACCTACGGTATACATAGACTGCCCAGATAGCGCCAGCTACCAagaatgacattaaaatatatgTTAGATATGGTGATGCGAGCTACAGTCGTCGCTGTCATCACAGTTGCTTTAGCAGGAACTTGGACATAAGGTCTTACAGTTACCAAAAGATGTTGGTGCATTTACAATATATATTAGTGACACATTATGCATTTTCCAATGTCcaattatcctttttttttttctttgcataaAACTTTCACAGCTTTACATGGAGGGATATGATGATCATTTGATGATAATGAAAGGCAGGTAGACTTTTACAAAACACTGTTACCAACAGAAGGCTGAGCTCAACACTGTCATAGAAAAACATCAATAAAGGCATCCGTAAACAATAAAGAATAAGACATGTTCTTCAAAAGAAAAAGGCAGGTTCAGTCAAGAGGTGTCGGAAAATTGTTAACAATGAAGAGCACAGAATGCAGTATGAATCtcgctctttttttatttttatttggtttctTGGTGAGATTGGAAGAAATTCCATAGCCAGCTGGATGATTTGTAATATTTCTCCCCTTTTGGTGCAATATAGTGTTCAGAATTTAAACGTGCTGTTGGGttcacacaacaataaaatctAAAAATGAGATTGTGCGCAAAAGATTGCATCCAGTTTGttgagttttttaaaaaatcaagctGCAAGCAGCGTGGAACGGGCACTTGCATCCCCATAAATCAGGGTTTACGCAGGACTCGCAGCAACGAGGTGGCACATTAGTTAATTAAGAAAAGCACACACGGATGTCCTCAGAGTGTCATCATCATCAGACACTCCAATTACTTTCAAAGTCTGACCTCATAGAGCCGACTTGCTGAGGTTTCGTCTTGCTTCATCAAAGGCAAGGCTTCTCCCACATCTTATGGCATCACCTAAAATCCTTCACAATTTATCATCACCCATCTGTCTAGCATCCATGACtttcatttgggctcatttaGTCAAAGTCCCCAAAATGAGTTTGTCAAAAGAACAACCCCAG from Dunckerocampus dactyliophorus isolate RoL2022-P2 chromosome 8, RoL_Ddac_1.1, whole genome shotgun sequence encodes:
- the abhd14a gene encoding protein ABHD14A, with the translated sequence MNFLRNRLVLLGLALLATVLLYLLLPSIRQGTKEPSRRAPSVGLLAISPPPVPNINVSVRTGQLPGDPPLFFREALPVDSAGRQILPRLQVVLLHGQAFTSKTWEELGTMALLATSGYQALSLDLPGYGNSPDSVTLKNDQNRVDLLSRFMESLGVRSAVLVSPSMSGHYSIPFLMKNGAQLHGFVPIAPVGTRSYTPQQYQNVQTPTLIVFGALDTNLGAQSHKNLAQLPHHSVLKLEGARHACYMDKPGAFHQGLIDFLGKLK